A region from the Mycolicibacterium phlei genome encodes:
- a CDS encoding ABC transporter substrate-binding protein, producing MNKILTAVLSIATAGVLAACGSGPAPRSDGGDAGGRLTMGFSQVGAESGWRTANTTSIQDAAKAADVDLKFSDANGKQENQISAIRSFIQQRVDVIAFSPVVRTGWDAVLLEAKAAGIPVILTDRAVDTTEPDVYVTFLGADFVQEGRWAGEWVVKEFASATGPVNIVQLEGTTGSDPALERTSGFAEAIKANPNLKVIASQTGDFTRSGGKQVMEAFLKAHPDIDVVFAQNDDMGLGAIEAIEAAGKKPGEDIKIVAIDATRDGMQATADGKFNFLVECNPLLGPELMDIAKKVVAGESVPPRIVTPDETFDQAQAAAALPDRKY from the coding sequence GTGAACAAAATCCTGACCGCGGTGCTGAGCATCGCGACGGCCGGTGTGCTGGCGGCGTGCGGCAGCGGACCGGCGCCAAGATCCGACGGCGGCGACGCCGGTGGACGGCTGACGATGGGCTTCTCCCAGGTCGGCGCGGAGAGTGGCTGGCGAACTGCCAACACCACCTCCATCCAGGACGCCGCCAAGGCCGCCGACGTGGACCTGAAGTTCTCCGACGCCAACGGCAAACAGGAGAACCAGATCTCGGCGATCCGCTCGTTCATCCAGCAGCGCGTCGACGTGATCGCGTTCAGCCCGGTGGTGCGCACCGGCTGGGACGCCGTCCTGCTGGAGGCCAAGGCCGCCGGCATTCCGGTCATCCTCACCGACCGTGCCGTCGACACCACCGAACCCGACGTCTACGTGACGTTCTTGGGCGCGGACTTCGTGCAGGAGGGCCGGTGGGCCGGTGAGTGGGTGGTCAAGGAGTTCGCCTCGGCCACCGGCCCGGTCAACATCGTCCAGCTCGAGGGCACCACGGGTTCCGATCCCGCGCTCGAACGCACCAGCGGCTTCGCCGAGGCCATCAAGGCCAATCCCAATCTCAAGGTGATCGCCTCGCAGACAGGCGATTTCACGCGGTCAGGCGGTAAGCAGGTGATGGAGGCGTTCCTCAAGGCGCATCCGGACATCGATGTCGTGTTCGCGCAGAACGACGACATGGGGCTCGGCGCGATCGAGGCCATCGAGGCGGCGGGCAAGAAGCCCGGTGAGGACATCAAGATCGTCGCCATCGACGCCACCCGCGACGGGATGCAGGCCACCGCCGACGGCAAGTTCAACTTCCTCGTCGAATGCAACCCGCTGCTCGGACCCGAGCTGATGGACATCGCCAAGAAGGTCGTCGCCGGCGAGAGCGTACCGCCCCGGATCGTCACCCCGGACGAGACGTTCGACCAGGCGCAGGCAGCCGCGGCGCTGCCCGACCGCAAGTACTGA